A stretch of the Nakaseomyces glabratus chromosome L, complete sequence genome encodes the following:
- the SYG1 gene encoding Syg1p (CAGL0L00737g~Ortholog(s) have role in signal transduction and Golgi apparatus, endoplasmic reticulum, fungal-type vacuole membrane, mitochondrion, plasma membrane localization): MKFADHLRESTISEWKGKYIDYKYGKKKLKKYKANTAKLNIPAVGYVSGRGTPKKKYNDFQVECINDFIEDWLIPNQLYKCNEFYLWLLSQCQEKYLILSQQLDCYREHKKEFREISSRVTYQTSSTSVLQAYGSISNAPEEDIEEDPELSFKKHDNMFQMTLKHFLNEHDLMPSWPKMFIETIPEALKPKSINTKLKETFAYSNKLNLNLNLMRNKDEHGNKILKNPHKELKHARALLSDALLEFYLFLQLVKSYRDVNVVGFRKIVKKFDKTCKTQELAGFMRFVRANYTIFKHDAVSTEATIKASKAKTLTDDDIGEDSSTITDTNVSLTSTTIDPLRAWEAKLTKWYTVDVVNSLSEKKRHLEKLKKVSIQYSLNEQMIHRNNRAILQMTVFGVFTGIAVTLIAYTLYLAFLSPLNTKRHKILFPIWGGWYMILLISLFFLIDCFIWHRTGINYRFIMFGEVQAKSGTQFFNNDFATTGIPLRLYFLAFFIISCAIISALSFHFDHLTPYGYIYFIVVGLLFITPYDLIPYWDKLVETRKFLVTTTIRLVLSGLYPVEFKDFFLGDIICSLTYTLSDLAIFACYYAPKTRKDPLGMCGSSHSKAMGVLSCLPSFWRFMQCVRRFFDSNDWFPHLPNAAKYLLGVAYNATLCAYRLSNHSPAKRNPFIIFATLNSISTSIWDLVMDWSVLQSSIGNENLFLRKDLYLAGKRNWETGKYDWSRKAVYYIAMVLDVVIRFQWIVYAVAPQTIQQSAVTSFALAVTEVCRRFIWVIFRVENEHVANVHLFRVTGEALLPYPNQDVVDFSGKATTDLYDDQHFQQGRDSIESSRPSHLHDLDLSLSDINNKFEEPTATYHSIVRRRTAIFDNISRSIPWAHAKDFQRPLTQHNGESSKTYESDSESEGESIA, encoded by the coding sequence ATGAAGTTTGCGGATCATCTTAGGGAGTCTACGATTTCAGAGTGGAAGGGCAAGTATATCGATTACAAGTATggcaagaagaagctgaagaagTACAAGGCGAACACTGCCAAGCTTAACATTCCGGCAGTTGGGTATGTGAGCGGGCGTGGGACGCCCAAGAAGAAGTACAACGATTTCCAGGTCGAATGTATAAACGATTTTATAGAGGACTGGTTGATACCCAACCAGCTGTACAAATGTAATGAGTTCTACTTGTGGTTGCTCAGCCAGTGTCAGGAGAAGTACTTGATCTTGTCGCAGCAGCTTGACTGTTACAGGGAGCACAAGAAGGAGTTCAGGGAGATATCATCGCGTGTCACTTACCAGACGTCATCTACCTCGGTGTTGCAGGCGTACGGGTCTATCTCAAATGCGCCGGAGGAAGATATCGAAGAGGATCCCGAGCTCAGTTTCAAGAAGCACGACAATATGTTCCAGATGACTTTGAAACACTTCCTGAACGAGCATGATTTGATGCCTTCCTGGCCCAAAATGTTTATAGAGACGATACCCGAGGCATTGAAGCCTAAAAGTATCAACACCAAATTGAAAGAGACTTTTGCATACAGTAATAAGCTAAACTTAAACCTTAACCTAATGCGCAATAAAGATGAACACGGTAATAAGATACTTAAAAACCCACATAAAGAGTTGAAGCATGCCAGAGCTTTACTCAGCGATGCCTTACTTGAATTCTACCTTTTCCTACAACTAGTCAAGAGCTACAGAGATGTCAATGTTGTAGGGTTTCGTAAAATAGTAAAGAAATTCGATAAAACATGCAAGACTCAAGAACTCGCAGGATTTATGAGATTCGTTAGAGCTAATTATACCATCTTCAAGCATGATGCAGTGTCGACAGAAGCTACAATAAAAGCTTCAAAGGCAAAAACTCTCACCGACGATGATATTGGGGAGGACTCCTCAACGATTACTGATACTAACGTATCGCTCACATCGACCACGATTGACCCATTAAGAGCTTGGGAAGCCAAACTGACTAAATGGTACACCGTAGATGTAGTAAACTCGTTATCGGAGAAGAAAAGACATTTGGAGAAACTTAAGAAAGTAAGCATTCAATATTCACTAAATGAACAAATGATTCATAGAAACAATAGGGCTATCTTGCAGATGACTGTTTTTGGTGTGTTTACAGGTATTGCAGTGACATTAATTGCATATACCTTATATCTGGCCTTTCTATCACCACTAAATACAAAGAGACATAAAATCTTGTTCCCAATTTGGGGTGGTTGGTATATGATACTATTAATTTCCCTGTTTTTCTTGATCGATTGCTTCATTTGGCACCGTACAGGAATCAACTATAGATTTATTATGTTTGGTGAAGTTCAAGCGAAAAGTGGTACTcagtttttcaataatgatTTTGCAACTACAGGAATACCACTGagattatattttttggcGTTCTTTATTATATCATGTGCTATCATATCTGCTCTCAGTTTCCATTTTGATCACTTAACTCCATATGGCTACATTTACTTCATTGTTGTAGGACTTCTCTTTATCACACCATATGATTTGATCCCATATTGGGATAAATTGGTTGAAACGAGAAAGTTCTTAGTCACAACCACGATTAGATTGGTACTTTCTGGTTTATATCCAGTTGAGTTCAAAGATTTCTTCTTAGGTGATATTATATGTTCATTGACATACACCCTTTCTGATCTTGCTATTTTTGCATGCTATTATGCACCAAAAACTCGGAAGGACCCTTTGGGGATGTGCGGATCATCACATTCTAAGGCAATGGGTGTATTATCGTGCTTGCCAAGTTTTTGGAGATTTATGCAGTGTGTCAGGAGATTCTTTGACTCAAATGACTGGTTTCCACATCTTCCTAATGCCGCAAAATATCTTTTGGGCGTTGCCTATAATGCAACCTTGTGTGCATACAGACTTTCGAATCATTCACCAGCAAAAAGAAATCCCTTCATAATTTTTGCAACACTCAACTCTATTTCCACCTCGATTTGGGATTTGGTTATGGATTGGTCGGTATTACAATCGTCAATCGGTAATGAAAATTTATTTCTACGTAAGGACCTCTACCTTGCTGGTAAAAGAAATTGGGAAACTGGTAAGTATGACTGGTCTAGAAAAGCTGTTTACTATATTGCTATGGTACTGGATGTGGTTATTAGATTTCAGTGGATCGTTTATGCAGTAGCACCTCAAACTATTCAACAAAGTGCGGTTACATCATTTGCTCTAGCCGTGACTGAGGTTTGTAGGAGATTTATATGGGTGATATTTAGAGTAGAGAATGAACATGTTGCTAATGTTCACTTGTTTAGAGTTACAGGCGAAGCCCTATTACCTTATCCAAATCAAGATGTCGTTGATTTTAGTGGAAAAGCGACTACCGATTTATATGATGATCAGCATTTCCAGCAGGGTCGGGATTCTATTGAATCATCAAGGCCATCTCATCTTCATGATTTGGATCTATCTTTGTCtgatataaataataagtTTGAGGAACCTACAGCTACCTATCATTCAATTgtgagaagaagaactgccatttttgataatatttcaAGATCAATACCATGGGCTCATGCTAAGGACTTTCAAAGGCCACTGACCCAACATAATGGTGAAAGCTCTAAAACCTATGAATCTGATAGCGAAAGTGAGGGAGAAAGTATAGCATAA
- the HIS1 gene encoding ATP phosphoribosyltransferase (CAGL0L00759g~ATP phosphoribosyltransferase; protein abundance increased in ace2 mutant cells) — protein sequence MDFVNHLNDRLLFAVPKKGRLYEKTKQLLNGSDIKFNRSNRLDIALCTTLPIALIFLPAADIPTFVGEGKCDLGITGLDQVKESGIEEIDLLMDLGFGGCKLQVQVPEKDRKYTDPKQLVGKTIVSSFVKLSRDYFQQLEEEVLGKPVDKLSTKIKYVGGSVEASCALGVGDAIVDLVESGETMRAAGLIDIATVLETSAYLIQARRPQQDKSREELIEVIKSRIQGVLTAQRYVCCSYNTPEGNLKELLKVTPGRRAPTISKLDDDGWVAVNSMIERKRKADIMDELKRKGASDIMVFEISNCRV from the coding sequence ATGGATTTTGTGAATCACTTGAACGACAGACTGCTGTTTGCTGTGCCAAAGAAAGGTAGACTGTATGAGAAGACGAAGCAGCTGCTGAACGGGTCGGACATCAAGTTCAACCGTTCCAACAGACTGGACATTGCGCTGTGCACTACGCTGCCAATTGCGCTTATCTTCCTTCCTGCAGCTGACATCCCAACGTTTGTCGGCGAAGGTAAGTGTGACCTGGGTATCACTGGTCTGGACCAAGTGAAGGAGTCTGGTATTGAGGAGATCGACCTGCTGATGGACCTGGGCTTCGGAGGTTGCAAGCTTCAAGTGCAAGTGCCTGAGAAGGACCGCAAGTACACAGACCCCAAGCAATTGGTCGGCAAGACCATAGTCTCCAGTTTCGTCAAGCTGAGTCGCGACTACTTCCAGCagttggaagaagaagtccTGGGCAAGCCAGTGGATAAGCTATCTACAAAGATCAAATACGTAGGTGGGTCCGTCGAGGCCTCGTGTGCCCTGGGCGTCGGTGACGCAATTGTGGACCTGGTCGAGAGCGGTGAGACCATGCGTGCTGCGGGACTGATCGACATAGCCACAGTGCTAGAGACAAGTGCATACCTGATCCAGGCAAGAAGACCACAGCAGGACAAGTCCAGAGAGGAGCTGATCGAAGTGATCAAGTCCCGTATCCAAGGTGTGCTAACTGCGCAGAGATACGTATGCTGCTCCTATAACACCCCAGAAGGAAACCTGAAAGAGCTACTGAAGGTCACCCCGGGCAGAAGAGCACCTACAATCTCCAAGCTGGACGACGACGGATGGGTAGCGGTGAACTCAATGATCGAACGTAAACGTAAAGCTGATATAATGGACGAGTTGAAGCGCAAAGGTGCCTCCGACATCATGGTCTTCGAGATTTCAAACTGTAGAGTCTAG
- the MET30 gene encoding ubiquitin-binding SDF ubiquitin ligase complex subunit MET30 (CAGL0L00781g~Ortholog(s) have protein binding, bridging, ubiquitin binding activity), which translates to MEVRQVKHSRDDTEAEGAKRRKMPYDEQIQMLAEEEEEDTMKRDMGDALATSTESQSGVSVLPRDNFQRYCYRHNPEIQTSNTHELCYKQDMQRIKMINNKISQLACPKEQADIHHIISKYTNSNDKVRKLILDGILTSSCFPQLSYIAQHINTMIKIDFISVLPQELSLKILGYLDCQSLCNASMVCKNWHLLADDDRVWYHMCEQHIDRKCPNCGWGLPLLHMKRARVCYIKAKNPNTTVNDRKMIQDNDNRISPLTDRTQGNESPGATFSTNVCTTASNNTVSGSKSSGQGQQENGRCRQKSWKMVYRERFKVESNWRKGLCTIQEFKGHMDGVLTLQFNYRLLFTGSYDTTVAIWDLFTGKLIRRLTGHSDGVKTLYFDDQKLITGSLDKTIRVWNYITGECISTYRGHTDSVMSVDSHKKIIVSGSADKTVKVWHVESRTCYTLKGHTEWVNCVKLHPKSFSCYSCSDDTTIRMWDIRTNTCLRVFRGHVGQVQKVIPLTIIDAQNLVTHERKPGEEDDIASNGTGEDDPENGVNGQRELDKKMPYPTHLLSCALDNTIKLWEVRSGRCIRTQFGHVEGVWDIAADNFRIISGSHDGSIKIWDLQSGKCMHTFHGRKLKGSDVNTSSNPDHDERTKSAPVACVCIGDSECFSGDEFGCVKMYKFDSQD; encoded by the coding sequence ATGGAGGTGCGACAGGTGAAGCATAGTCGCGACGATACTGAGGCTGAGGGTGCCAAGAGGCGGAAGATGCCCTATGATGAGCAAATACAGATGCTTGcggaagaggaagaggaggACACGATGAAGCGCGATATGGGAGATGCGCTGGCTACGTCGACTGAGAGCCAGAGTGGCGTGAGCGTGCTTCCGCGGGACAACTTTCAGCGGTATTGCTACAGACATAACCCTGAGATACAAACGTCGAATACGCACGAGCTGTGTTATAAGCAGGACATGCAGCGGATTAAGATGATTAATAACAAGATCTCGCAGCTGGCGTGCCCGAAGGAACAAGCGGACATCCATCACATAATATCAAAGTACACTAACTCTAATGACAAAGTAAGGAAACTGATACTGGACGGTATACTGACGTCAAGTTGCTTCCCACAGCTGTCGTATATTGCGCAGCATATCAACACCATGATAAAGATAGATTTTATAAGCGTGCTGCCGCAAGAGCTGTCCTTGAAGATACTCGGGTACTTGGACTGCCAATCTCTTTGCAATGCCTCGATGGTATGCAAGAACTGGCACCTGTTGGCTGATGATGACAGGGTATGGTACCATATGTGTGAACAACATATAGACCGTAAGTGTCCAAACTGTGGCTGGGGCTTACCGCTTCTTCATATGAAGAGAGCCAGAGTTTGCTACATAAAAGCCAAGAATCCCAACACAACCGTGAATGACAGGAAAATGATTCAAGATAATGACAATAGAATAAGCCCACTTACTGATCGTACACAAGGGAACGAAAGTCCCGGAGCTACTTTCAGTACAAATGTTTGTACCACTGCATCCAACAATACCGTCAGTGGTAGTAAAAGCAGTGGACAAGGGCAGCAAGAGAATGGGAGATGCAGGCAGAAGTCTTGGAAAATGGTATATAGAGAACGGTTTAAAGTGGAATCCAACTGGCGTAAGGGACTTTGTACAATCCAGGAGTTTAAAGGTCACATGGACGGTGTGTTGACATTACAATTTAACTATAGACTACTATTTACTGGCTCTTACGATACCACAGTTGCAATCTGGGATTTATTTACGGGTAAATTAATTAGAAGATTAACTGGTCACAGTGATGGTGTAAAGACGTTGTATTTTGACGATCAAAAACTAATAACAGGGTCCCTGGACAAGACTATCAGAGTGTGGAACTACATTACAGGTGAATGTATATCTACATACCGTGGACACACTGACAGTGTAATGAGCGTTGACTCTCATAAGAAGATTATTGTGTCTGGTAGTGCAGACAAGACAGTCAAAGTATGGCATGTAGAGTCTAGAACTTGTTATACATTAAAGGGCCATACCGAATGGGTTAACTGTGTCAAGCTGCATCCAAAGAGTTTTAGTTGTTACAGTTGTTCAGACGATACTACAATAAGAATGTGGGATATAAGAACTAACACATGCCTCAGAGTTTTCAGAGGGCATGTGGGACAAGTTCAGAAGGTTATACCATTAACAATCATCGATGCTCAGAATCTGGTAACTCACGAGAGGAAACCTGGTGAGGAAGACGATATTGCCAGCAATGGTACCGGTGAGGATGATCCGGAAAATGGAGTCAATGGCCAACGTGAACTGGATAAAAAAATGCCATACCCAACACATTTGTTATCCTGTGCGCTAGATAACACCATTAAGCTATGGGAAGTAAGGAGTGGTAGATGTATCAGAACGCAGTTCGGGCATGTGGAGGGTGTCTGGGATATCGCCGCCGATAACTTCAGAATTATCAGCGGGTCGCACGATGGTAGCATCAAAATTTGGGATCTACAAAGTGGCAAATGTATGCATACCTTCCATGGAAGAAAACTGAAAGGTTCTGATGTAAATACCAGTAGTAACCCGGACCACGATGAAAGGACTAAGAGTGCCCCAGTCGCATGCGTCTGTATAGGTGACTCTGAATGCTTCAGTGGCGACGAATTTGGGTGCGTTAAGATGTACAAGTTCGACAGTCAGGACTGA
- the PIG2 gene encoding putative protein phosphatase regulator PIG2 (CAGL0L00803g~Ortholog(s) have role in regulation of glycogen biosynthetic process and cytoplasm localization) yields the protein MYIDEEIDSVFVRRLDGDRSSEMKSRSTRRSLKKKKKSNGSTAKSTSSAHNDKPVKQSAVGQQPMAAKANMRSNGTAGKTVVAQDDSKMDAERIHQEATKRFAVIESIRNDKALEAQTPFTKNFTIHEKLPDHKDNKDVKTTAGSGKSDLVVDTDDHIKTAESMDIRLNNPLLKDSQNSVENGKAINVESKKNEEPMTILRKHNNQNITENKNDTVPKQKDAMPNVKYSPKVNDTKIETENVLKKNHDTYTQLNSKVAISMENPVEKVPLSLDTYQSQPKIKAETTPDLITGERNIRRTSNVIGTGKGRINSLDFLHKPQRVTQMKSEDFISPEELKRNTDMNKQILMAKILPDDRINDKIDDITTPEEEITGLKHELGKMSIGNGSANSPAINSIKAEEIIELAQDESISPTEHHYPILNRANQAQQDVCLPLHDSYDQSPVEDHMMPLPPVYKKSGELVKSSLKRRSKSLPVTPNSNRRTQNSRGVRMNNPRDQLIRSKSVHFDQRLPVKYFFKEESPSVVSIRDEEDDVLSFQHKPLVRSIDRNNGRKKRLDLNRRLEGGFMDDDEDGYPYSYDYDEDDDETTRGGTDLDRYMDEYDYENGFSQGDSIFSRGLKSLMMNDRGSGLKDNFKDPTPPVSQSSTSKKEEKMTTLVSKNFPTLGSKTSKSLKLNIFLNSTSDKKVLLQEVSLNVQKRKSNYYNSNFGGPGIGFSTGRDEDDKLIITGTVLVKNIYFDKKVSIRYTWDHWRSCNEVESMYVGSGNNYLPGSQMDIFRFMIDNTVLSNGQYVSNRSRELEFCIQYTTRSNTAREEYWDNNNGKNYIVEIQ from the coding sequence ATGTATATAGACGAGGAGATCGACAGTGTTTTTGTGCGGCGATTAGACGGCGATAGGAGTTCTGAAATGAAGAGTCGATCAACTAGGAGGTcgctgaagaagaagaagaaaagcaatGGATCTACAGCCAAAAGTACTTCTAGTGCACACAATGATAAGCCTGTGAAACAATCAGCTGTGGGACAACAACCTATGGCTGCTAAGGCCAATATGAGATCCAATGGCACTGCCGGCAAAACTGTGGTTGCGCAAGATGACTCAAAAATGGATGCCGAGAGGATTCATCAAGAGGCCACTAAAAGATTTGCGGTTATCGAGTCTATAAGGAACGACAAGGCCTTAGAGGCACAGACACCGTTTACTAAGAATTTCACAATACATGAGAAACTACCAGATCACAAAGACAACAAAGATGTCAAAACAACCGCTGGCTCGGGAAAGAGTGACCTGGTAGTGGATACTGATGATCATATTAAAACAGCTGAATCTATGGATATAAGGCTAAACAATCCCCTTTTGAAGGACTCACAAAATTCTGTGGAAAACGGTAAGGCCATTAATGTCGAATCTAAGAAGAACGAAGAACCTATGACTATTCTAAGAAAACATAATAATCAAAACATAACCGAAAACAAAAACGATACAGTACCCAAACAAAAAGATGCTATGCCAAATGTAAAATACTCACCTAAGGTAAATGATACAAAAATCGAAACAGAAAATgtcttaaaaaaaaatcacgATACATACACTCAACTTAATTCAAAGGTAGCCATTTCAATGGAAAATCCTGTGGAAAAAGTACCACTATCTTTGGATACATACCAAAGTCAACCTAAAATTAAAGCAGAGACCACCCCAGATCTTATTACAGGTGAAAGAAACATTAGGAGAACTTCAAATGTAATAGGGACTGGAAAGGGTAGAATAAACTCGCTGGATTTCTTGCACAAACCTCAAAGGGTAACGCAGATGAAGTCCGAGGATTTCATATCTCCAGAGGAGCTCAAGCGGAACACTGATATGAACAAGCAAATTTTAATGGCTAAAATACTACCTGATGATAGAATTAACGACAAAATAGATGATATAACGACACCAGAGGAAGAAATCACTGGTCTTAAACATGAGCTTGGCAAGATGTCTATAGGAAACGGCTCTGCCAACTCCCCAGCAATAAATTCTATAAAAGCGGAAGAGATAATCGAGCTAGCTCAAGATGAATCTATTTCGCCAACAGAGCACCATTATCCAATCCTAAATAGGGCCAACCAAGCCCAACAAGACGTGTGCTTACCCTTGCATGATTCATACGATCAATCTCCAGTGGAGGACCACATGATGCCATTGCCCCCGGTATACAAGAAGTCTGGGGAGCTGGTGAAGAGTTCTCTGAAGAGGAGATCGAAGTCCCTGCCGGTGACGCCAAACTCGAACAGGAGAACTCAGAACTCACGTGGCGTGCGCATGAATAACCCCAGAGACCAATTGATTCGTAGTAAGAGTGTCCACTTTGACCAAAGGCTGCCAGTGAAgtatttcttcaaagagGAGAGTCCCAGCGTCGTTAGTATCCGTGATGAAGAGGACGACGTGCTAAGTTTCCAACACAAGCCACTTGTTCGCAGTATTGATCGCAACAATGGCAGAAAGAAGAGGCTAGACCTGAACAGGAGACTTGAGGGTGGGTTTATGGATGACGATGAGGATGGGTATCCGTACAGCTATGATTACGACGAGGATGACGATGAGACAACGCGTGGGGGCACAGACCTCGACCGGTACATGGACGAGTACGACTACGAGAACGGGTTCAGCCAGGGCGACAGTATCTTTAGCCGCGGGCTGAAGTCTCTGATGATGAACGACCGTGGCAGTGGTCTCAAGGACAACTTCAAGGACCCCACTCCGCCGGTCTCGCAATCAAGCACGAGCAAGAAAGAGGAGAAGATGACCACTCTAGTGAGCAAGAACTTCCCAACGCTGGGCAGCAAGACGTCGAAGTCGCTGAAGTTGAACATCTTCTTGAACTCCACGAGCGACAAGAAAGTGCTGTTACAAGAGGTGAGTCTCAATGTACAGAAGCGCAAGTCCAACTACTACAACAGCAACTTTGGCGGACCCGGTATCGGCTTCTCCACTGGCCGAGACGAGGACGACAAGCTGATCATCACGGGCACGGTGCTTGTCAAGAACATATACTTCGACAAGAAGGTCTCGATACGTTACACCTGGGACCACTGGCGCAGTTGCAACGAAGTGGAGTCCATGTACGTGGGCTCCGGCAACAACTACCTGCCAGGATCGCAAATGGATATATTCAGGTTCATGATCGACAACACCGTGCTCAGCAACGGCCAGTACGTTTCCAACCGCAGCCGAGAACTGGAGTTCTGCATCCAGTACACCACCCGCAGCAACACTGCCCGCGAGGAGTACTGGGACAACAACAACGGCAAGAACTACATCGTGGAAATCCAGTAG